One Pirellulaceae bacterium DNA segment encodes these proteins:
- a CDS encoding cysteine peptidase family C39 domain-containing protein, producing the protein MLLLSTAHAHGHADPRCHSLEEVFKKIAAHQHLRQMCGPLSTIRIGVLRGIAIDPTAVFDYDPSSGSAGVSVREIIDLCRVHGLNGWAINSEVQTVKKLPLPCILLVNNNRHCVVLESVDQAGATALVWDPSVLKTQQVSLKSLNQVWSQKAIIFGVPPGLDRILDGINLVIAAISLGLFAARFRHRRNQLPPTKSSTD; encoded by the coding sequence ATGCTCCTTCTGTCAACCGCTCATGCGCACGGACATGCAGATCCGCGTTGCCACTCGCTCGAAGAGGTTTTTAAGAAAATCGCTGCCCACCAACACCTTCGTCAGATGTGTGGCCCTCTTTCAACGATTCGCATCGGCGTCTTGCGAGGGATAGCGATCGATCCGACCGCAGTGTTTGATTACGATCCTAGCTCCGGATCGGCAGGGGTCTCTGTGCGGGAAATCATCGATCTTTGTCGAGTCCACGGTCTCAATGGCTGGGCAATTAATTCAGAAGTCCAGACCGTCAAGAAGCTACCGTTACCCTGTATTCTTTTAGTCAACAACAACCGACACTGTGTCGTTTTGGAATCCGTCGATCAAGCAGGTGCAACCGCTCTCGTCTGGGATCCATCGGTATTGAAAACCCAACAAGTCAGCCTCAAAAGTCTCAACCAGGTTTGGTCTCAAAAGGCCATCATTTTTGGCGTTCCTCCGGGACTCGATCGAATCCTTGATGGGATTAATTTAGTCATTGCGGCAATCTCTCTCGGCCTATTTGCGGCCCGTTTTCGGCATCGTCGAAATCAGCTGCCCCCTACCAAATCATCAACGGATTGA
- a CDS encoding DUF1573 domain-containing protein encodes MSPATQQLFIRINRLGISFKSPDTPTEKRWLSCVVLFLIVFWGCDGEPNPVVQQQDDSLPNNRVTIHDAGDVMAGESITHRFLFRNPLSSPIKIDAESDIQESCGCLKVQLIRQVLAVGEETPILVEVGTDTKRGRISETVLTSWKSHDSEALDHRFSIRANIHSALICTPAELTFNREEVAHGVSKQVICRSDLALDWNSLRISNNSTGIELRDSEVTETGYRFTIRCPAMDSGQAQSGELHLAVNPARKSGSDPTSYTNRVPVFWLSPHKLQVSPPLITLQPHAAEWRAWCIITGSVIKAGVTIEAVEFEGCKLDFQAQKIGQAATRIDFRLPRHPPHLTAEELTLRLSDGNSKIVKVTCPPVPASQGRSG; translated from the coding sequence GTGAGTCCAGCCACCCAGCAACTCTTCATTCGCATCAACCGATTGGGCATTTCATTCAAATCGCCAGATACGCCAACGGAAAAACGTTGGTTATCGTGCGTCGTTCTTTTTTTGATAGTTTTTTGGGGATGTGACGGAGAACCGAACCCGGTTGTCCAGCAACAGGATGATTCACTACCAAACAATCGCGTGACAATCCACGATGCGGGCGATGTGATGGCGGGCGAATCGATTACCCATCGTTTTCTGTTTCGAAATCCGTTGTCCAGCCCCATTAAGATTGATGCCGAATCGGATATTCAAGAAAGCTGTGGTTGTTTAAAGGTTCAATTGATTCGACAGGTTCTAGCAGTAGGTGAAGAGACTCCGATATTAGTTGAAGTGGGGACCGACACGAAGCGAGGCAGAATTTCTGAGACAGTATTAACAAGTTGGAAGTCCCATGACTCCGAAGCGTTGGACCACAGATTTTCCATCCGAGCGAACATTCACTCTGCTCTTATTTGCACGCCAGCTGAGCTTACCTTCAATCGTGAAGAGGTCGCTCATGGCGTGAGCAAACAAGTGATCTGCAGATCGGATTTAGCGTTAGATTGGAATTCTTTACGGATCAGTAACAACTCCACAGGAATTGAGCTCAGAGATTCAGAGGTGACAGAAACCGGTTACCGTTTCACGATCCGATGTCCGGCGATGGATTCTGGTCAAGCACAAAGTGGCGAGCTTCATCTTGCAGTAAATCCAGCGCGTAAATCGGGTTCGGACCCAACCAGCTATACCAATCGGGTCCCTGTCTTCTGGCTATCCCCCCACAAGCTTCAGGTGTCACCGCCACTCATCACGCTCCAGCCTCACGCCGCAGAATGGCGTGCTTGGTGCATCATAACGGGTAGCGTGATCAAAGCGGGCGTGACCATTGAAGCAGTTGAGTTCGAAGGCTGCAAGTTAGATTTTCAGGCCCAAAAAATCGGACAGGCGGCAACACGCATTGACTTTCGTCTTCCGCGACATCCGCCCCACCTCACGGCAGAGGAACTTACGCTGCGACTTTCCGATGGGAATTCAAAAATCGTCAAGGTAACCTGCCCTCCAGTTCCCGCAAGTCAGGGTCGGTCAGGATGA
- a CDS encoding glycosyltransferase family 39 protein, with the protein MLGNPRVFLAQDQTTPIATRTNRDAVPACQSRRSEGASRRILATSSPVRQNFNLRRFQIRVPYLCLMILIGQSAILSSNAWQASPNCDELAHLASGLYHWQTGKFHAYKVNPPLIRLWCSIPLALSRPSIPWHSPATTKSKRPEWQLARLLLQYRNPQQIRFDLLVARLMCIPLVCLGSVTCYLWSRHNYGVSSGLAAMLLWSFSPNICSWGATLCPDVPAAAIGVLACFNISAWFNRPTVLNATIVGILLGFAFLAKTTWIILFGLLPIMVVGHLCLMQTGRNHASRMLIQSVYASLTGLLVLNAGYGFQDTFSFLNEFDFHSEIFRSYVNSIKSFHKTSLTSLPIPLPQAFVEGIDLQQFEFERGKRSFLCGQWKDGGWWYYYAFAALVKMPIGFWILTIVSAWYPAPARLIKTPHLTVPSTRSSLLAMLLPFAAMAVLISSQTGFSRHLRYAFPCFPFCYIWVSQTAVWTKTNTRLRYIVSFALISFVIGSLLCWPFQHSYFNLLAGGPLGGHRFLLDANIDWGEDVLHAERWAKDHPTCRPLYRAFVSDEFAAHRQFHWNRATQLRTGWYLVSIHRLLDPTDSFSCFQSLRPIDRIGFSTLVYKIQSKEASLTAHTEQEFQRSLVAAASR; encoded by the coding sequence GTGCTGGGTAACCCAAGAGTTTTTCTTGCCCAAGACCAAACGACGCCAATCGCCACGCGAACAAATCGTGACGCTGTCCCTGCTTGCCAGTCACGACGATCCGAAGGCGCGTCTCGACGGATTCTTGCTACCAGCTCCCCCGTGCGACAGAACTTCAACTTGCGTCGTTTTCAAATCCGAGTGCCCTATCTTTGCCTGATGATTTTGATCGGCCAGTCCGCCATCCTCAGCTCTAACGCATGGCAAGCGAGTCCGAACTGCGATGAACTGGCCCACCTCGCCTCAGGACTCTATCACTGGCAAACCGGAAAGTTCCATGCCTATAAAGTTAATCCGCCCCTGATCCGCCTCTGGTGTTCGATTCCGTTAGCTCTATCCCGTCCGAGTATTCCCTGGCACTCTCCTGCCACTACCAAGAGTAAGCGTCCCGAATGGCAGCTTGCACGGCTCTTGTTGCAATACAGAAACCCTCAACAAATACGATTTGACCTGTTGGTTGCCCGATTGATGTGCATTCCGTTGGTCTGCCTGGGAAGTGTAACGTGTTATCTGTGGTCAAGACACAACTATGGTGTGTCGTCCGGGCTGGCAGCCATGTTACTGTGGTCTTTTTCTCCCAATATCTGTTCCTGGGGAGCTACCCTTTGTCCCGATGTCCCAGCGGCTGCGATCGGCGTGCTCGCGTGTTTCAACATTTCCGCATGGTTTAACCGACCAACCGTGTTGAACGCAACAATTGTTGGCATATTGCTGGGATTCGCGTTTCTTGCAAAAACAACTTGGATCATACTCTTCGGACTCCTACCGATCATGGTGGTAGGCCATCTATGTCTTATGCAGACCGGTCGCAATCATGCCAGTCGAATGTTAATCCAAAGCGTGTATGCATCTTTGACAGGCCTCCTCGTACTTAACGCGGGATATGGTTTTCAAGACACATTTTCTTTCTTGAACGAGTTCGATTTTCACTCGGAGATATTCCGAAGCTACGTCAATTCGATCAAATCATTTCACAAAACATCTTTGACCTCTCTGCCGATCCCTTTACCTCAAGCTTTTGTTGAGGGGATTGACCTCCAACAATTCGAATTTGAGCGAGGCAAACGATCTTTTCTCTGCGGCCAATGGAAGGATGGCGGATGGTGGTATTACTATGCCTTTGCCGCTCTGGTAAAGATGCCCATTGGCTTTTGGATTCTTACGATCGTGTCAGCTTGGTACCCTGCTCCGGCTCGCTTGATAAAAACACCACATCTCACGGTGCCCTCAACTCGTTCGAGTTTGTTAGCCATGTTGTTACCTTTCGCTGCTATGGCCGTGCTAATCAGCTCGCAAACAGGTTTCTCTCGACACTTACGTTACGCTTTCCCATGCTTTCCATTTTGTTATATCTGGGTCAGTCAAACGGCAGTTTGGACGAAAACAAATACACGTTTGAGATACATTGTATCTTTTGCCCTTATAAGTTTCGTAATCGGCAGTCTGCTGTGCTGGCCCTTTCAGCATTCCTATTTCAATCTTTTGGCTGGGGGACCTTTAGGCGGCCATCGCTTCCTACTCGATGCCAATATCGATTGGGGAGAAGATGTTCTTCACGCGGAACGGTGGGCAAAGGACCACCCCACTTGTCGCCCACTTTATCGAGCTTTCGTCAGTGATGAATTCGCGGCGCACCGCCAATTCCATTGGAACCGTGCGACTCAGCTTCGAACGGGCTGGTATTTGGTCAGCATCCATCGATTACTGGATCCCACGGACTCCTTTTCCTGTTTCCAAAGCCTTCGTCCCATCGATAGGATTGGATTCTCGACCTTGGTTTACAAGATCCAATCGAAAGAGGCGTCTTTGACAGCCCATACCGAGCAAGAATTTCAACGATCATTAGTCGCGGCAGCTAGTCGCTAG
- a CDS encoding PmoA family protein, giving the protein MSRLAMTLIVVLTSQVSYAESWTLNLSAGKYDRHDTPVSVRLPDFAPNLSTFQLIDAETNQTIPVQISTRAPVATWILKRPLKANHQREYVLRASVTAPNKNQTTAVQCSQKDGHLQISVGNRTVLQYNMAVNQAPDGLEEIQSRNAYIHPVYTPNGKTITDDFAPDHPHQRGIFFAWTKSLFNGKDINFWELQQGVGRIEFERLDSTIDGSVYGEATIKQRFLDVRQPEQPIEILSETWTIRVFNISDGFLFDLQSDQVCTATTPLVIGPYHYGGLGVRGRREWLAPNPDFEMITSNGFDRIRGNHTRPQWVDFGDSSAGMTSLDHPDNFRFPQPVRLHPKKPYFCFAPLVVGQFEIGPQQRFRSKYRFHVYDGAKVTARNERIWADYATPPDLSVTVQP; this is encoded by the coding sequence ATGTCTCGTCTCGCAATGACCTTGATAGTTGTCTTGACTTCGCAAGTATCTTACGCCGAATCATGGACACTTAATTTATCAGCTGGTAAGTACGATCGTCACGATACGCCAGTCTCCGTCAGGCTACCGGACTTTGCTCCCAACCTTTCGACATTTCAGCTAATCGACGCCGAAACCAACCAGACGATTCCTGTACAAATCTCAACAAGGGCTCCTGTCGCCACTTGGATCCTAAAACGCCCCTTGAAGGCAAACCATCAGCGAGAATATGTACTCCGTGCGTCCGTTACTGCTCCCAACAAGAATCAAACCACCGCCGTCCAATGTTCGCAGAAAGATGGTCATCTGCAAATTTCGGTCGGCAATCGCACGGTACTCCAATACAACATGGCGGTCAATCAAGCACCGGATGGGCTCGAAGAGATTCAATCACGCAACGCATACATCCACCCGGTATACACTCCCAATGGAAAAACAATCACAGACGATTTTGCGCCGGACCATCCGCATCAGAGAGGCATTTTTTTTGCTTGGACCAAAAGTCTATTCAATGGCAAGGACATCAATTTCTGGGAACTACAACAGGGTGTTGGTCGAATCGAATTTGAACGATTGGATTCGACCATTGATGGCTCTGTGTATGGCGAAGCAACCATTAAGCAACGTTTTCTTGATGTTCGTCAACCGGAACAACCGATCGAGATTCTCAGCGAAACATGGACGATCCGAGTTTTCAATATTTCGGACGGATTCCTGTTCGACTTGCAATCGGACCAGGTTTGCACCGCGACCACTCCCTTGGTAATTGGCCCCTATCATTACGGCGGATTAGGGGTACGCGGTCGGCGGGAATGGCTGGCTCCTAACCCCGACTTTGAAATGATCACGAGCAATGGTTTTGATCGAATCCGTGGAAACCATACGCGTCCCCAATGGGTGGATTTTGGCGATTCATCAGCGGGTATGACATCGCTTGACCATCCTGACAACTTTCGTTTTCCTCAGCCCGTGCGACTGCATCCCAAAAAACCCTACTTCTGTTTCGCCCCCTTGGTGGTCGGCCAGTTCGAAATCGGTCCTCAACAAAGGTTTCGCTCAAAATATCGATTCCATGTTTACGATGGGGCAAAGGTAACAGCAAGAAACGAACGAATTTGGGCAGATTATGCGACCCCACCTGATCTGAGCGTCACGGTGCAACCTTAA
- a CDS encoding NIPSNAP family protein — MVNSQTTKQLAYFLSVCAICTLGNQGAQADDDSKATAAAKSPQVFEQRIYTTADGKLPNLHSRFRDHTNYLFVKHGMHLIGYWTPKDKPNTLIYILAYPNQEAREASWKAFMSDPEWQRVWAESKENAGGSIVTKVESIFMTPTDYSPIR; from the coding sequence ATGGTAAATTCTCAGACAACGAAGCAACTGGCTTATTTTTTGTCGGTGTGTGCAATCTGCACCTTGGGCAATCAGGGAGCTCAAGCCGACGACGATTCAAAAGCAACAGCTGCGGCCAAAAGCCCGCAAGTATTCGAGCAACGAATCTACACAACAGCAGATGGTAAGCTACCGAACTTACACAGCCGTTTTCGTGACCACACGAATTACCTCTTCGTCAAGCACGGCATGCATCTCATCGGTTACTGGACCCCAAAAGACAAGCCAAACACGTTGATCTACATCTTGGCTTACCCCAATCAAGAGGCCAGAGAAGCCTCGTGGAAGGCATTTATGTCCGACCCAGAATGGCAACGCGTCTGGGCCGAATCCAAAGAAAATGCGGGAGGATCGATCGTGACCAAGGTCGAATCAATCTTCATGACGCCAACCGACTACTCACCAATTCGCTAG
- a CDS encoding DUF1501 domain-containing protein encodes MNEPRRDFLMRSTLGLGTAALGALLPDNGIAAIPGIRSIAPRAKRVVYLFQSGGPSHLDLYDYKPLLQERFGEDLPESVRGGQRLTGFTKNQKSLPITPTKFRFQQCGESGSWVNTELLPHIGSVADDICFIPSIHTEAINHDPARTFLQTGHQLAGRPSMGAWLSYGLGSEAQELPAFMVLNSFGSCKRTPQPVSGRLWGSGFLPSQYQGVKLQSVGDPVLYVSNPTGISRESQRASLDSLSRLNQIKVEQAGDPEIEARIRQYEMAFRMQASVPELMNTADESEATFQLYGEDAKTRGTYAANCLIARRMVERGVRFIQLYHVGWDHHQNIPRDLPLMCGDVDKASAALLIDLKQRGLLEDTLVIWGGEFGRTTFSQGEFTREVYGRDHHGRVFTMWMAGGGVKPGITYGSSDDFGYSVAENGVHVHDLQATILHLLGIDHTRLTYRFQGRDFRLTDVHGDVVEDVIA; translated from the coding sequence ATGAACGAACCACGTCGTGACTTTCTAATGCGATCTACACTCGGTCTTGGTACGGCTGCACTCGGCGCACTTCTGCCTGACAATGGTATTGCTGCCATTCCGGGGATTCGCTCGATTGCACCTCGGGCCAAACGAGTCGTCTATCTGTTTCAATCCGGCGGTCCTTCGCATCTCGACCTCTATGATTACAAACCGTTGTTGCAGGAACGTTTTGGTGAAGATTTACCAGAGAGCGTTCGAGGTGGACAGCGTCTTACAGGCTTCACGAAAAATCAAAAATCGCTGCCGATCACTCCGACCAAATTCCGATTTCAGCAGTGCGGTGAGAGCGGATCCTGGGTGAACACGGAACTGCTGCCGCACATTGGGTCGGTCGCCGATGATATCTGTTTCATACCGTCGATCCATACCGAGGCCATTAACCATGATCCGGCCCGGACATTTCTGCAGACGGGGCACCAATTGGCGGGGCGGCCCAGCATGGGAGCTTGGTTGTCATATGGGCTGGGCAGTGAGGCTCAAGAATTGCCCGCATTCATGGTGCTGAACTCTTTTGGAAGCTGTAAACGTACGCCTCAGCCGGTTTCCGGGCGACTTTGGGGCAGCGGATTCTTACCATCACAGTATCAGGGGGTGAAACTGCAATCTGTTGGCGATCCGGTTCTCTACGTATCGAATCCCACCGGCATCAGTCGGGAATCACAACGTGCGTCCCTCGATTCTTTGAGCCGTTTGAATCAAATCAAAGTTGAACAGGCCGGTGACCCCGAGATCGAGGCTCGCATCCGACAATATGAGATGGCCTTTCGGATGCAGGCCAGTGTGCCGGAGCTGATGAACACTGCCGATGAATCGGAAGCAACCTTTCAACTCTACGGCGAAGATGCAAAGACGCGAGGAACCTACGCAGCGAATTGCCTGATTGCCCGCCGCATGGTCGAACGTGGTGTACGATTCATTCAGCTCTATCACGTTGGTTGGGATCATCATCAAAATATTCCACGTGATTTGCCACTGATGTGTGGCGATGTCGATAAGGCATCGGCTGCGCTATTAATCGATTTGAAACAACGCGGGTTGCTTGAGGATACGTTGGTTATCTGGGGTGGTGAGTTTGGTCGGACAACGTTTAGTCAGGGGGAATTTACTCGTGAGGTTTATGGCCGAGATCATCACGGTCGTGTTTTTACGATGTGGATGGCCGGCGGTGGAGTTAAACCTGGTATTACTTATGGTTCTAGTGACGACTTCGGATACAGTGTCGCCGAGAACGGAGTACATGTGCATGACCTGCAGGCCACGATTCTGCATCTATTAGGCATTGATCACACTCGGCTGACCTATCGATTCCAGGGCCGCGACTTCCGACTCACCGATGTCCACGGTGATGTTGTCGAAGACGTTATTGCGTGA
- a CDS encoding PSD1 and planctomycete cytochrome C domain-containing protein yields MLYRITSTVFSLCCVLSNAQAGEIEFNRDVRPILSDKCYQCHGPDGESREADLRLDRREDASRVISAGKPDTSELYHRIVATDLDERMPPRDSPKQLTADEIAILRQWIAEGAEFADHWSFQAISQPEPPLVSHAGWVQNDIDRFILHRLEQEGLQPSPKTDPRTLLRRLTLDLTGVPPTPLEYETFLERPDLGKTIERLMDSPRYGEHMAWRWLDAARYADSDGYESDPLRNMWPWRDWVVDAFNRHMPYDEFIIEQLAGDQLENPSLRQVLATGFNRNHRLNNEGGIDPEEWLVEYVCDRAETTATVFMGLTWQCVRCHDHKYDPITTKEYYQLFDFFHQLPEIGNGGGANNAPPMIEVSDLPHLEEFSEFVALLDPLRQELVTHSKSEQFKTAHAEWLESLPQSTADREKLPGELGKKEVAQWDAKLKTQAREHFLRNVYQPATKLRTAMRPLEEREARLKATGSKVMVMGDGPNRRKSFVLHRGTFDQPREEVSANTPACLPPMKETLPKNRLGLAKWLVDPEHPLTARVAVNRTWERFFGTGIVKTSEDFGAQGEAPSHPQLLDYLANRFIESGWDLQALQKLILMSATYQQSSHMVPDLLVRDPANRLLARGPRYRLPAAVIRDQALAASGLLVEKIGGNPVKPYQPAGLWKEIIKGQVVYQRDTGDKLYRRSLYTLWRRAVKPPLMSLLDANGRDTCAVDLKRTNTPLQALLLLNDETFVEHARGLATRMLQLNAEADAQRIRHGLLLVLGRHARESEVEILSEELNAQRKYFKSNPDAAKTFLTVGDLAVDPGLDPVELAAMTNVARVLLNLDETLTRE; encoded by the coding sequence ATGCTGTATCGAATCACTTCAACCGTTTTTTCATTGTGCTGTGTCCTCAGTAACGCGCAGGCCGGTGAGATTGAATTTAATCGTGATGTGCGCCCGATACTCTCGGATAAATGTTATCAATGCCATGGTCCGGATGGTGAGAGTCGGGAAGCTGATCTGCGGTTGGATCGACGCGAGGACGCCAGTCGTGTGATCTCGGCAGGAAAGCCTGATACGAGCGAGTTGTACCATCGAATTGTTGCAACGGATCTCGACGAACGGATGCCGCCACGCGACTCACCGAAGCAACTTACTGCAGACGAGATTGCCATACTTCGTCAGTGGATTGCCGAAGGAGCAGAATTCGCCGACCACTGGTCGTTCCAAGCAATTTCGCAGCCGGAGCCACCGCTGGTGTCTCACGCTGGATGGGTGCAGAATGATATTGATCGCTTTATTCTTCACCGACTTGAGCAGGAAGGATTACAGCCGTCGCCAAAGACTGATCCGCGAACTTTGTTGCGACGACTGACGCTTGACCTGACCGGCGTACCGCCGACGCCTTTGGAGTATGAAACATTTCTTGAACGGCCTGATCTTGGAAAAACGATTGAACGCTTAATGGACTCTCCTCGTTATGGAGAACATATGGCGTGGCGCTGGCTTGATGCGGCCCGCTATGCGGACAGCGACGGCTACGAGAGTGATCCTTTACGTAATATGTGGCCATGGCGGGATTGGGTGGTAGATGCATTTAATCGACATATGCCTTATGACGAATTCATTATCGAACAGCTTGCCGGCGACCAGCTTGAAAATCCGTCGCTGCGACAGGTGCTTGCAACGGGCTTTAACCGCAATCATCGGTTGAACAACGAGGGTGGGATTGATCCGGAAGAGTGGCTTGTTGAGTATGTTTGCGATCGGGCGGAAACGACGGCTACCGTTTTCATGGGACTTACCTGGCAGTGTGTGCGGTGTCATGACCACAAGTACGATCCCATTACCACGAAGGAGTACTATCAGCTTTTTGATTTCTTTCATCAACTGCCTGAGATTGGTAACGGAGGCGGCGCGAATAATGCCCCGCCGATGATCGAAGTATCGGATCTGCCTCATCTGGAAGAGTTCTCCGAATTTGTTGCTTTGTTAGACCCGCTAAGACAGGAACTCGTTACACACTCGAAGAGTGAGCAATTCAAGACCGCTCACGCAGAGTGGCTTGAGTCTCTGCCGCAGTCGACAGCCGACCGTGAAAAACTACCGGGAGAGCTGGGCAAAAAAGAGGTGGCGCAATGGGATGCGAAGCTCAAAACGCAAGCCCGGGAACATTTTTTGCGGAATGTCTATCAACCGGCAACCAAGCTGCGGACGGCAATGCGCCCGTTGGAAGAACGAGAGGCACGATTGAAAGCGACCGGGTCAAAAGTCATGGTGATGGGAGATGGCCCGAATCGTCGAAAGTCGTTTGTTCTGCATCGAGGGACTTTCGATCAACCACGTGAAGAAGTAAGTGCGAATACACCAGCCTGTTTACCTCCCATGAAGGAAACGCTGCCCAAAAATCGGCTGGGACTGGCGAAATGGCTTGTCGATCCGGAACATCCGCTCACGGCGCGCGTCGCCGTCAATCGGACTTGGGAGCGTTTCTTTGGTACCGGTATCGTGAAGACATCGGAAGATTTTGGGGCACAAGGTGAGGCCCCGTCACATCCTCAGTTACTCGATTATCTCGCTAATCGTTTCATCGAATCCGGATGGGATTTGCAGGCGTTACAGAAACTCATCCTGATGAGCGCGACCTACCAGCAGAGTTCACATATGGTGCCTGATCTATTAGTAAGAGATCCGGCTAACCGTCTGTTAGCGCGGGGACCACGTTACCGTCTACCGGCTGCTGTGATCCGTGATCAGGCGTTGGCGGCGAGCGGTCTTCTGGTGGAAAAGATAGGGGGCAATCCGGTGAAGCCTTATCAACCGGCTGGGCTATGGAAGGAAATCATTAAAGGTCAAGTGGTTTATCAACGGGATACGGGCGACAAACTTTATCGCCGCAGCCTTTATACTTTGTGGCGGCGTGCCGTGAAGCCACCCCTGATGAGTCTGCTCGATGCCAACGGTCGCGATACTTGTGCTGTCGACTTGAAACGGACGAATACTCCGCTGCAGGCGCTGTTGCTGCTTAATGATGAAACGTTTGTGGAACATGCTCGTGGGTTGGCCACTCGTATGCTCCAGTTGAATGCCGAGGCCGATGCGCAGCGAATCCGTCACGGTTTGTTGTTGGTCCTCGGACGCCATGCTCGAGAAAGTGAAGTGGAGATTCTGAGCGAAGAACTCAATGCGCAACGGAAATATTTCAAATCTAATCCCGATGCCGCCAAGACTTTCTTGACCGTGGGAGATTTGGCCGTTGATCCAGGTCTCGACCCTGTCGAACTTGCTGCCATGACAAATGTTGCTCGCGTATTGTTGAATCTCGATGAGACATTGACCAGAGAGTGA